From Rhineura floridana isolate rRhiFlo1 chromosome 5, rRhiFlo1.hap2, whole genome shotgun sequence, a single genomic window includes:
- the LOC133386045 gene encoding cystatin-A-like isoform X2, with amino-acid sequence MSLGGLSPTKPATPEVQAISSQVKQQLEDRVGEIYTIFWAIAYRSQVVAGTNYFIKIQIGPDRYAHLRVFLRLPAEGGQAELTSYQLGHTRTDPITYF; translated from the exons ATGAGTCTTGGAGGATTATCCCCCACCAAACCGGCCACTCCTGAAGTTCAGGCAATCTCTAGCCAG GTGAAGCAGCAGCTGGAAGACAGAGTGGGCGAGATATACACCATCTTCTGGGCTATCGCATATAGATCACAGGTGGTTGCTGGCACCAACTACTtcatcaag ATCCAGATTGGGCCGGACAGGTACGCCCACCTGCGTGTGTTCCTAAGGCTTCCAGCCGAAGGGGGCCAAGCTGAGCTCACCAGTTACCAACTCGGCCACACCAGGACTGACCCCATCACCTACTTCTAG